A region from the Sorex araneus isolate mSorAra2 chromosome 6, mSorAra2.pri, whole genome shotgun sequence genome encodes:
- the LOC101536892 gene encoding pepsin A produces MKWLLLLGLVALSECLIYKVPLVKKKSLRQSLRENGLLDDFLKTHSLNPASKYFPTEVTTLSANQPLANYMDMEYFGTISIGTPPQEFTVIFDTGSSNLWVPSIYCASPACSNHNRFDPQKSSTFKPTSQTVSIAYGTGSMTGVLGYDTVQVAGIADTNQIFGLSQSEPGSFLYYAPFDGILGLAYPSIAASGATPVFDNMWNQGLVSQDLFSVYLSSNGQSGSVVMFGGIDSSYYTGSLNWVPLSSEGYWQITVDSITMNGESIACNGGCQAIVDTGTSLLSGPTKAIANIQSYIGASQNSQGEMAVSCSSINNLPDIVFTINGIQYPLPASAYILQSQDSCSSGFQGMDIPTSSGELWILGDVFIRQYFTVFDRANNQVGLAPVA; encoded by the exons ATGAAGTGGCTGCTGCTGCTCGGCCTGGTGGCGCTCTCCGAGTGCCTCATCTACAA GGTCCCCCTAGTGAAGAAGAAGTCCCTGCGCCAGAGCCTGAGGGAGAATGGCCTGCTCGACGACTTCCTGAAGACGCACAGCCTCAACCCGGCCAGCAAGTACTTCCCCACCGAGGTCACCACGCTGTCGGCTAACCAGCCTCTGGCCAACTACATGGAC ATGGAGTACTTCGGCACCATCAGCATCGGGACCCCTCCTCAGGAGTTCACCGTCATCTTTGACACCGGATCCTCCAACCTGTGGGTGCCCTCGATCTACTGCGCCAGCCCCGCCTGCT CCAACCACAACCGCTTCGACCCCCAGAAGTCGTCCACCTTCAAGCCCACCAGCCAGACCGTGTCCATCGCCTACGGCACCGGGAGCATGACCGGCGTCCTGGGCTACGACACCGTCCAG gtggCTGGCATCGCCGACACCAACCAGATCTTCGGCCTGAGCCAGTCGGAGCCCGGCTCCTTCCTGTACTACGCCCCCTTCGACGGCATCCTGGGCCTGGCCTACCCCAGCATCGCCGCCTCCGGGGCCACCCCCGTCTTTGACAACATGTGGAACCAGGGTCTGGTCTCCCAGGACCTCTTCTCCGTCTACCTGAGCTC CAATGGTCAGAGCGGCAGCGTGGTCATGTTCGGCGGCATCGACTCCTCCTACTACACCGGGAGCCTGAACTGGGTGCCCCTGTCCTCCGAGGGCTACTGGCAGATCACCGTGGACAG CATCACCATGAACGGAGAGAGCATCGCCTGCAACGGCGGCTGCCAGGCCATCGTGGACACCGGCACCTCCCTGCTGTCCGGCCCCACCAAAGCCATCGCCAACATCCAGAGCTACATTGGAGCCAGCCAGAACTCCCAGGGCGAG ATGGCGGTCAGCTGCTCGTCCATCAACAACCTGCCCGACATCGTCTTCACCATCAACGGCATCCAGTACCCCCTGCCCGCCAGTGCCTACATCCTGCAG AGCCAGGACAGCTGCTCCAGCGGCTTCCAGGGCATGGACATCCCCACCTCCTCCGGCGAGCTCTGGATCCTGGGCGACGTCTTCATCCGCCAGTACTTCACCGTCTTCGACAGGGCCAACAACCAGGTGGGCCTGGCTCCCGTGGCCTAA